The DNA window GCTAGAATACTTGTAGATGtagatttataaaaaatattacacGAGTATGTCTTCTCGGTTTCTGCAATCACTACCAATCATAGAACATTATACTTCATAGTGTAATAAGTTGAACATTAGAAAAAAGATTAAGTCCAAAAATCTAGAAAAGAGATGAGAGTTGTTCAAAACCAAAAGCCTATATATAAGGCAAATAATATTCAAACGAGTAACAAAGAATCTAATATAGAGATAAATTTAAATGAAGATAACATCTCTAAGACGTAAACCAAAAGTCTAGAGAAAGATGCTCCCTATTTTCTTTAGAAAACTTTCCCCCAACTTTCTAGGGTTTGGTGGCTTCTTACCACCTCCGTGGTGACCGTCTCCTTCCACCTTTAAGGTGGTCATCTCCCTCTCTTTTGAGAGCACTTTTCTCTCCATTCATTTTTCGTTCTCATGTCCTCACCATAATTAAGCCTCTCACCAGACATTCCCTCTATACACCACTACCAATCGCCAAGCTttcttttgtgtttttgcagCCGCCACGGAGCCATCACCACCAAGAAATGAAAAGGTTGTTATGAGTTTTCTGTACATCTCAAATGCAACAATGGAAGAAGCACATCTCTTCCATGAAGCTGCTCCCACACTTTTGCCGCTGACAACTTTTTGTCCACCGCTAAAGCCGCCATGgttgttttattgaatgaaactTCTTCTAATAGAGGTGTTTATTTTCTATTTCGTATTTTCAgttatgtgtttttattttttaggggTAAAGGTTTCACTCCGGGCGTTTGACAAAATGCCTCAAAATAGTTTTGTGTCACGTAGCATGTTTATGTGTGTCCATTGACATTTCATAGTGAGTGATGAGGCTTATGAGTTCAACATCCATTCTAACAATACCTCTAGCCATCTATTAATTTGTGAACGCTCGAGAAGGTTAGACAATATTGAGATCAAAGAAAATCGAAGTGTGCAAATACAAGTCAAAGAAATCATCCGTAATTGGATTTGGAAAAAGACGGTGAATTCTCACTCCCACATTGCCATTGACACTACTCGCAAGAGAGTGGAATGTTGGATAAAATGGTCTTGCTTTTAGTTTGATTGCACCTTAACTTGTGAATAATCTATGTATAGTGTCGTTTATGACTATTTAGTATTTCTCTTAGAAGTGTTTCTAAACTATGTATAAAATATGTTCCATTTCAATTGGCGGAGgatatttatatttcttattggTTTGGCTATTAATGAAGCTAATTTTTTCtataaaggaaaagaaagaaagtaGTTTTTTAGTAACTTCTGTgccctattttgtgaataaaaatGCAAAACTTTCAATCGAATACTTTCTgataaaatgaaaaaagaagTATCCATCTAAAAGTATATATGAAAAAGGTATATTTGTGTACGTTATTTAAATTGTGTGGCAAGAAATGTATGTTACTTAAATATATAAGTTTATTGATGATGACTATATACGGAAAAACAATCTAAATTAAACTGTAAATTATACTACTAAGTAAAATTACACTCCATAAAATAGGACATTATCGAGAATTCgaatttatttagttaaattgtAACTACTCTACTGTGTCCAAGTCATATTACACTCACAATATGAATAATTAGAACCACAAAAGGGCAAAATcgccatttaaaaaaaattccaatcCCGTTAATCAGAAAAACAGAAAGCCAGAAGTTGAAACCGTTGTTAGACTGGTTGCCATCGGATTAATGAAAAAAGAAGACACAGTTTTCAGACTCATTATTGTTACTCATATCATAGCACCTGTTAACAGCGACAAGTTATTTAATTTCTCTGTCCCCGCAGAGCTATATAAAACCGACGGTTTCGATTTCTCCGTCTGACTCAATCACAGCCGTCCAATTCCACTCGACCCTTGTCCACATCATCAATATCAAACTAACTAAACGACACCACTTTTTTGACTTATTTTCGTTTTTGCCCCTATCCAATGAGAATAACTTTTGGTTTTTCCGTCTTAACACTTGACAACACTCCACAACACTTCATTCATttctaaaatatttctaaaacctTTTGTTGCTTTCTGCTTAATGGAAGGAACTTAATCTTCTCTCTCTAACTCACTCTCTCTCTAACGCTCTCTTTCTTTTTGTTCTAAGCATTTTTCTGTGAACTTAATTCAATAATCGATTTTCTCTTCTTGTTCTGATCTACCAAACATTCCTTAGGTGCGTGCGAGCTTTTTTAACTCCTTTTTGTTTATGCTTTCTGCTGGTATTAGTGTGagcttttttgtttgattttttttttttcagtaaGGGTTTTGCTTTTGTGTGCTTGTGGATCTATGGAGGTGCTTCAGCGAATTCAGTCttgctattttttattttactttttgcatGCTATGTTATTATTGTGATAATTGATAATCTGATTATGTGTGAAGTTAATTTGTTAGTTAAGTGCTTATTTGAAGAGTTGATTATGTGTCTTAATGATCTCTTTGTGTAATAATTGTTTATGTTTGATCTTAACTCTTAGTTAATTTCACGcatgcatgtttttttttttttttttatggaagaaaatctAATTCGATTGCACTATTCACTTATTCGTTGTTGTTTCAATTTCTTACTAATTTTATAGTTCTGATtagtgtttttttaatttttttttttattttaggaaGTTTTGTGTTGATTTTGGTGTTTTGGTATTGGGTTAATATTGATTTTGTCTTGTGTATTTTGGTGGCAGATTGTGTAGTGAACTGTGGTTTTAGAGTTTGTTGATGTGATGTCTCCGGCTGTGGTTGTTATGGAGGAGGAAGGGCGGAGCAAACTGTCGTCGACGGTGGTTTCTGCTTCTACGCAATCCTTAGACCGATTTTCTCAGAATGGTGTTGttgatttgaaagaaaggaaTTACTTGGGATTGTCAGATTGTTCATCAGTGGACAGTTGTGATTCATCTCTCCCAAGCTTGTGTGGTGAGAAAAAGGGGAATTTGAATTTGAAGGCTACTGAGTTGAGGTTGGGTCTTCCTGGATCTCAATCACCggaaagagatttggaattttacTCACCAAAGCTTGATGAGAAACCATTGTTCCCTTTGCTTCCGGCAAAAGATGGAATGCAAAAAACTGTTGTTTCGGGTAACAAGAGAGGGTTTGCTGATACCGTGGATGGGTTTTCTCAGGTGATTAGTTTAATAAAGTTGGTTTATGTGGCTAGAAGTGCATGGTCTGTGTTGCTGCTGAGCTTGTTTATTTACAATATTTGTTTTGCAGGGGAAGTTTAATGTTAATACAGGGATTAACGTGATGCTATCGCCTAGACCTGTTGGAGCACAGCCTAACACAGTGAAAGAAATACCAAGTAAGGTGTTGCAGGAAAGGCCTTGTGCTGCTAGAGGAACTGGACTTAATCATGCCGGTGCTGCATCTATCGGTGCACAGGCACCGGCTTCTAAGTAAGGATCTTAATTTTAAGTAGCTGGATAAACAACGATAATTgggttttctaaatttttttttttttatagtttttatagctatcctaatcctaatatgGATAATTCTCTTATGTGACAGGGCACAAGTTGTTGGTTGGCCTCCTATAAGATCATTTAGGAAAAACTCCATGGCCACTGCTTCCAAGAACAACAACGATGAAGTGGATGGAAAACCAGGTCCCACTGCACTCTTTGTGAAGGTCAGTATGGATGGTGCTCCCTATCTTAGGAAGGTGGATCTAAGAACTTATTCAGCATATCAGGAACTATCTTCTGCCCTTGAGAAGATGTTCAGCTGTTTTACCCTAGGTGAGCCGATGTTATTTTGATTTACTTTAacaataaaattttgtttttgcaaTGATTTATTTTATTCTGAAATATTTGGTAATTGTGTAATGGCAGGTCAGTGTGGTTCCCATGGAGCTCCAGGAAGAGAAATGTTGAGTGAGAGCAAGCTAAGGGACCTTTTGCATGGTTCAGAATATGTTCTCACCTATGAAGATAAAGATGGAGACTGGATGCTTGTAGGGGATGTACCATGGGAGTAAGATTTTTTTAAATTCTCTTTGTATTTTTTGCATCTTTCTTTTCTCATTATACTTTTTCAAGTTAGTAACTATATTTAGTTGAGTTCAAGGAGTAAATGCTTCAGCAAATATTAGTCTAAAAAAGTAAGTAATCATAATTgacctgaaaaacatttaatataTCTCCATATGCCTAGAATCAATTAATTTCTAAATCAATACTCAGTAGTTAATCGTAGGTC is part of the Vicia villosa cultivar HV-30 ecotype Madison, WI linkage group LG2, Vvil1.0, whole genome shotgun sequence genome and encodes:
- the LOC131651765 gene encoding auxin-responsive protein IAA8-like, which encodes MSPAVVVMEEEGRSKLSSTVVSASTQSLDRFSQNGVVDLKERNYLGLSDCSSVDSCDSSLPSLCGEKKGNLNLKATELRLGLPGSQSPERDLEFYSPKLDEKPLFPLLPAKDGMQKTVVSGNKRGFADTVDGFSQGKFNVNTGINVMLSPRPVGAQPNTVKEIPSKVLQERPCAARGTGLNHAGAASIGAQAPASKAQVVGWPPIRSFRKNSMATASKNNNDEVDGKPGPTALFVKVSMDGAPYLRKVDLRTYSAYQELSSALEKMFSCFTLGQCGSHGAPGREMLSESKLRDLLHGSEYVLTYEDKDGDWMLVGDVPWEMFTDTCRRLKIMKGSDAIGLAPRAMEKSKSRS